Proteins encoded within one genomic window of Pseudorasbora parva isolate DD20220531a chromosome 3, ASM2467924v1, whole genome shotgun sequence:
- the LOC137071049 gene encoding myosin-1-like translates to MVYGSQGNADSFSMEKTVKEDDVHPMNPPKFDKIEDMAMMTHLNEASVLYNLKEHYAAWMIYTYSGLFCATVNHYKWLPVYDAEVVSAYRGKKRMEAPPHIFSVSDNAYQFMLCVENLVLERL, encoded by the exons ATGGTTTACGGATCCCAGGGAAATGCTGACAGCTTTTCTATG GAGAAAACAGTAAAGGAGGATGATGTCCACCCAATGAATCCTCCCAAGTTTGACAAGATTGAGGACATGGCCATGATGACCCATCTCAATGAAGCCTCTGTGCTGTATAACCTCAAAGAGCATTATGCTGCATGGATGATCTAT ACCTACTCTGGACTCTTCTGTGCAACTGTGAACCACTACAAGTGGCTCCCAGTGTATGATGCTGAAGTTGTGTCTGCCTACAGAGGCAAAAAGCGTATGGAGGCCCCACCCCACATCTTCTCTGTCTCTGACAACGCCTATCAATTCATGCTGTGTG TGGAGAATCTGGTGCTGGAAAGACTGTGA